In Deltaproteobacteria bacterium, one DNA window encodes the following:
- a CDS encoding DUF503 domain-containing protein, whose product MLVAVLTAELFFPDAASLKDRRRRLSGLVARIRAGYPVSVAEVGEQGLWQRGTIGVALVTTDARLAQSMFDRITDGIGGSGEVELLSRRVEYFHPEGSEI is encoded by the coding sequence TTGCTGGTCGCGGTGCTGACGGCGGAGCTGTTCTTTCCCGACGCCGCGTCCCTGAAGGACCGCCGGAGGAGGCTCTCGGGGCTCGTCGCCCGGATCCGGGCCGGGTACCCGGTGTCCGTGGCCGAGGTCGGGGAACAGGGGCTCTGGCAGCGGGGCACGATCGGGGTGGCCCTGGTCACCACCGACGCGCGGCTCGCGCAGTCGATGTTCGACCGGATCACGGACGGGATCGGCGGGAGCGGCGAGGTGGAGCTCCTCTCCCGCCGCGTCGAATATTTCCACCCCGAGGGGAGCGAGATATAG